One genomic segment of Cellulophaga sp. HaHaR_3_176 includes these proteins:
- the rplX gene encoding 50S ribosomal protein L24: MKKLKIKVGDIVRIVAGDHKGVEGKVMKVDFDKNKAIVEGANMVSKHEKPSAKNPQGGIVKKEALIHISNLSLIDSKSGETTRVGYEVRDGKKVRFSKKSNEVI; the protein is encoded by the coding sequence ATGAAAAAGCTAAAAATAAAAGTAGGAGATATCGTAAGAATCGTAGCTGGAGACCATAAAGGTGTTGAAGGTAAGGTTATGAAGGTAGATTTTGACAAAAATAAAGCTATCGTAGAAGGGGCTAATATGGTCTCTAAACACGAAAAGCCTAGTGCAAAAAACCCTCAAGGTGGTATAGTAAAAAAAGAGGCACTTATTCATATTTCTAATTTATCTTTGATAGATTCAAAATCTGGTGAAACTACGAGAGTAGGTTACGAGGTTAGAGATGGGAAAAAAGTAAGATTCTCTAAAAAATCTAATGAAGTAATATAG
- the rpsE gene encoding 30S ribosomal protein S5, with the protein MYQKYRNVEVVKPGGLDLKDRLVGVQRVTKVTKGGRAFGFSAIVVVGDENGVVGQGLGKSKEVATAIAKAIEDAKKNLVRIPLNKGTIPHEQKGKFGGARVYIQPASHGTGVIAGGAVRSVLEAVGVHDVLSKSQGSSNPHNVVKATFDALLQIRDAKTIASQRGISLEKVFKG; encoded by the coding sequence ATGTACCAAAAATACAGAAACGTAGAAGTTGTAAAACCAGGAGGTCTTGATTTAAAAGATCGTTTGGTTGGTGTACAAAGAGTAACTAAGGTAACAAAAGGTGGTAGAGCATTTGGATTTTCTGCTATAGTTGTTGTAGGTGATGAAAATGGTGTTGTCGGACAAGGTTTAGGTAAATCTAAAGAAGTTGCTACAGCTATTGCAAAGGCTATTGAAGATGCTAAGAAAAACTTAGTTAGAATACCTTTAAATAAAGGTACTATACCACATGAACAAAAAGGTAAATTTGGAGGGGCTAGAGTTTATATTCAGCCTGCTTCTCATGGTACTGGTGTTATTGCTGGTGGTGCTGTAAGATCAGTTCTAGAGGCTGTTGGGGTTCATGATGTGCTTTCTAAATCACAAGGATCTTCAAATCCACATAACGTTGTTAAGGCTACTTTTGATGCTTTATTGCAAATTAGAGATGCTAAGACAATTGCTAGTCAAAGAGGAATTTCTCTTGAAAAAGTTTTTAAGGGATAA
- the rpsH gene encoding 30S ribosomal protein S8 — MVTDPVSDYLTRIRNASSAGHRIVEIPASNLKKEITKILFEQGYILSYKFEPNKVQGTVKIALKYDKLTKEPIIKKIMRVSKPGLRKYAGSADLPRVLNGLGIAVVSTSHGVMTSKQAKLEKVGGEVLCYVY, encoded by the coding sequence ATGGTAACAGATCCAGTATCGGATTATTTAACTAGAATTAGAAATGCCAGCAGTGCTGGGCATAGAATCGTTGAGATTCCTGCATCTAATCTAAAAAAAGAAATAACTAAAATATTATTCGAACAAGGATATATATTAAGTTATAAATTTGAACCTAATAAAGTTCAAGGAACGGTTAAAATAGCTTTGAAATATGATAAGCTAACAAAAGAACCGATAATTAAAAAAATTATGCGCGTAAGTAAACCAGGTCTACGTAAGTATGCTGGTTCTGCAGATTTGCCAAGAGTACTTAACGGATTAGGTATTGCTGTTGTTTCAACTTCACATGGAGTTATGACTAGTAAGCAAGCTAAGTTAGAAAAAGTTGGTGGCGAGGTATTGTGTTACGTTTATTAA
- the rplN gene encoding 50S ribosomal protein L14 gives MLQQESRLKVADNTGAKEVLTIRVLGGTKRRYASVGDKIVVAVKEATPNGTVKKGAVSTAVVVRTKKEVRRQDGSYIRFDDNACVLLNPTGEMKGTRVFGPVARELRDKQFMKIVSLAPEVL, from the coding sequence ATGTTACAGCAAGAATCAAGATTAAAAGTAGCTGATAATACTGGTGCAAAAGAAGTTTTGACAATCAGAGTATTAGGTGGTACAAAAAGAAGATACGCTTCTGTAGGAGATAAAATTGTAGTAGCTGTTAAGGAAGCTACTCCAAATGGTACTGTGAAAAAAGGTGCTGTTTCTACTGCGGTTGTTGTTAGAACAAAAAAAGAAGTAAGAAGACAAGATGGTTCTTATATTCGTTTTGATGATAACGCATGTGTTTTATTAAACCCAACGGGTGAAATGAAAGGAACTCGTGTATTCGGACCTGTAGCTAGAGAACTTCGTGACAAACAGTTCATGAAAATTGTATCATTAGCTCCTGAGGTGCTATAA
- the rplO gene encoding 50S ribosomal protein L15, which translates to MNLNSLKPAEGAIHRAGKIVGRGQGTGKGGTATRGHKGAKSRSGYSKKIGFEGGQMPLQRRVPKFGFTNINRKDYAGINLDKLQLLVDNGIVKDTITLDVLIENRLVDKNDLVKILGGGELKTSLKISVHKFTATAKSAIEAAGGEAISL; encoded by the coding sequence ATGAATTTAAATAGTTTAAAACCGGCTGAAGGAGCTATTCACCGTGCAGGTAAAATTGTAGGTCGTGGACAAGGTACTGGTAAAGGTGGTACAGCTACTAGAGGTCATAAAGGTGCTAAATCTAGATCTGGTTATTCTAAAAAGATTGGTTTTGAAGGTGGTCAAATGCCTTTGCAACGTCGTGTTCCTAAGTTTGGTTTTACGAATATCAATAGAAAAGATTATGCTGGTATCAATTTAGATAAATTACAACTTTTAGTAGATAATGGTATTGTTAAAGATACTATTACTTTAGATGTTTTAATTGAAAACAGATTGGTAGATAAAAACGATTTAGTTAAAATTTTAGGTGGAGGTGAATTAAAAACTTCATTAAAAATATCTGTACATAAATTTACTGCAACTGCTAAGTCGGCTATCGAAGCTGCAGGTGGTGAAGCAATAAGTTTATAA
- the rpmD gene encoding 50S ribosomal protein L30, which translates to MAKVKVKQVKSAIKKPQNQKRTLEALGLKKIGQVVEHENTPNIMGMISKVNHLVSTEEA; encoded by the coding sequence ATGGCAAAAGTTAAAGTTAAACAAGTTAAGAGTGCTATAAAGAAGCCTCAGAATCAGAAGAGGACTCTTGAAGCTCTTGGTTTGAAGAAGATAGGTCAAGTTGTAGAGCACGAAAATACCCCTAATATTATGGGTATGATTTCTAAAGTTAATCACTTAGTTTCTACTGAGGAAGCTTAA
- the rplF gene encoding 50S ribosomal protein L6: MSRIGNNPITIPEGVTVEIKDNVLTVKGKLGELTQEYSAVEIKVEEGQVFVTRPSDSKDHKAKHGLYRSLVRNMVDGVSKGWTKELELVGVGYRASNQGQKLDLALGFSHNIVIDLAPEVKIETISEKGKNPIIKLTSFDKQLVGQVAAKIRSFRRPEPYKGKGIKFVGEQLRRKAGKSA, encoded by the coding sequence ATGTCTAGAATAGGTAATAATCCAATAACGATTCCTGAAGGGGTTACCGTTGAAATTAAAGATAATGTACTTACTGTTAAAGGTAAGTTGGGTGAGTTAACTCAAGAATATAGCGCTGTTGAAATAAAGGTTGAAGAAGGTCAGGTTTTTGTAACTAGACCATCTGATTCTAAAGATCATAAAGCTAAACATGGTTTATATAGATCATTGGTTAGGAATATGGTTGATGGTGTTTCAAAAGGGTGGACTAAAGAATTGGAACTTGTAGGAGTAGGATATCGTGCAAGTAACCAAGGTCAAAAATTAGATTTAGCTTTAGGTTTTTCTCATAATATTGTAATTGATTTAGCTCCAGAGGTTAAAATCGAAACAATATCTGAAAAAGGAAAAAATCCAATAATTAAATTAACGTCTTTCGACAAGCAATTAGTTGGTCAAGTGGCTGCTAAAATTAGATCTTTCCGTAGACCTGAGCCTTACAAAGGAAAAGGTATCAAGTTTGTAGGTGAACAATTAAGAAGAAAAGCTGGTAAGTCAGCATAA
- the rplR gene encoding 50S ribosomal protein L18, whose amino-acid sequence MGLSKTERRQRIKRRIRKVSFGTAERPRLSVFRSNKEIYVQVIDDNSGVTLVSASSRDKEIAKTKGTKTEIANLVGKTIADKAQKAGVETVAFDRGGCLYHGRVKSLAEGAREAGLKF is encoded by the coding sequence ATGGGATTATCAAAGACTGAAAGAAGACAGCGAATTAAGAGAAGAATACGTAAAGTATCATTTGGTACAGCTGAAAGACCAAGATTATCGGTTTTTAGAAGTAACAAAGAGATTTATGTACAAGTTATAGATGATAATAGTGGAGTAACTTTAGTATCTGCATCTTCTAGAGATAAGGAAATTGCAAAAACAAAAGGAACTAAAACTGAAATCGCAAACTTAGTAGGGAAAACTATTGCTGATAAAGCACAAAAAGCTGGGGTGGAAACTGTAGCTTTTGATAGAGGTGGTTGTTTATACCATGGTAGAGTAAAATCATTAGCTGAAGGAGCTAGAGAAGCAGGACTTAAATTCTAA
- the rplE gene encoding 50S ribosomal protein L5, with protein sequence MAYVTRLKKEYNERVIGALKEEFGYKNIMQVPKLEKIVVSRGVGAAVADKKLIDHAVEELTTITGQKSVTTISKKDVASFKLRKGMPIGCKVTLRGERMYEFLDRLVTSALPRVRDFQGIKATGFDGRGNYNLGVTEQIIFPEINIDKINRINGMDITFVTSAPTDKEAKSLLTQLGLPFKKN encoded by the coding sequence ATGGCTTACGTTACAAGGTTAAAGAAAGAATATAATGAGCGTGTTATTGGCGCTCTTAAAGAAGAGTTTGGGTATAAGAACATTATGCAAGTCCCTAAACTAGAGAAAATTGTAGTAAGTAGAGGAGTTGGTGCTGCTGTTGCTGATAAAAAGTTAATTGATCACGCGGTTGAGGAGCTTACAACAATAACAGGTCAAAAATCTGTAACTACAATATCTAAGAAAGATGTTGCGTCTTTTAAACTTAGAAAAGGAATGCCTATTGGTTGTAAGGTAACATTAAGGGGTGAAAGAATGTATGAATTTCTTGATCGTTTAGTTACTAGTGCCTTGCCACGTGTTAGGGATTTTCAAGGTATTAAAGCTACTGGATTTGATGGTAGAGGTAATTATAACCTTGGTGTTACTGAGCAAATTATTTTTCCTGAGATAAATATTGATAAAATCAATAGAATAAACGGAATGGATATTACCTTTGTAACTTCTGCGCCGACAGATAAAGAGGCAAAATCATTATTAACTCAATTAGGATTACCTTTCAAAAAGAACTAG
- the rpsN gene encoding 30S ribosomal protein S14, which translates to MAKESMKAREVKREKTVAKYAEKRKALKEAGDYEALQKLPKNASPVRLHNRCKLTGRPRGYMRTFGLSRVTFREMANQGLIPGVKKASW; encoded by the coding sequence ATGGCTAAAGAATCAATGAAAGCCCGTGAGGTTAAGAGAGAAAAAACGGTAGCTAAGTACGCTGAGAAAAGAAAGGCTTTGAAAGAAGCTGGTGATTACGAAGCATTACAGAAATTACCTAAAAATGCATCTCCTGTTCGTTTACATAATAGATGTAAGCTTACTGGTAGACCAAGAGGTTACATGAGAACTTTTGGATTATCAAGGGTTACTTTTAGAGAAATGGCTAACCAAGGTTTAATACCTGGAGTTAAAAAGGCTAGCTGGTAA